From a single Nicotiana tomentosiformis chromosome 2, ASM39032v3, whole genome shotgun sequence genomic region:
- the LOC104110593 gene encoding uncharacterized protein has product MATFGALGIGLSFLLGCMLMGFVAELYYLLWVKKGISKRPTEDQYTTYPTELSSIFCWKRSNSIRQNGTQKVTTIARNQEINGQDQDLELGTNNDLLLKGYGEDDVESSSHQEDYSIKLERYTEDNAELELMRVHNLRFLFTIKEETKEDLESDDGKSRGDRSRKGSRTRSFSDLTLVLTPLSSPPVKSQSLDSYNNQEFKFNPLFESEIDSLKSSPPPKFKFLRDAEEKLIRKVLRNGVNSFQDSIMKLPSSSSF; this is encoded by the coding sequence ATGGCAACTTTTGGTGCTTTAGGTATTGGTTTGAGTTTCCTTTTAGGTTGTATGTTGATGGGATTTGTTGCAGAGTTGTACTACTTATTGTGGGTGAAAAAAGGAATATCAAAAAGACCAACAGAGGATCAATACACTACCTATCCCACTGAGCTTTCTTCCATTTTCTGTTGGAAGAGATCAAATTCTATAAGACAAAATGGTACTCAAAAAGTTACCACAATTGCAAGAAATCAAGAAATTAATGGTCAAGATCAAGACTTAGAGCTAGGGACCAACAATGATTTGTTGCTGAAAGGCTATGGTGAAGATGATGTAGAGTCGTCGTCCCATCAGGAAGACTACTCTATAAAATTGGAACGATACACAGAAGATAACGCGGAGTTAGAGCTGATGAGGGTCCATAATCTTAGGTTTCTCTTCACTATTAAAGAGGAAACAAAAGAGGATTTGGAATCTGATGATGGAAAATCTAGAGGCGATAGAAGTAGAAAAGGTTCAAGAACCAGAAGCTTTAGTGACCTTACCCTTGTTCTTACTCCGTTATCCTCACCACCCGTTAAATCTCAATCTCTTGATTCATACAACAACCAAGAATTCAAGTTCAACCCTCTCTTTGAATCTGAAATTGATAGTCTAAAATCTTCACCCCCTCCTAAGTTCAAGTTCTTGAGGGATGCTGAGGAGAAACTTATAAGAAAAGTCCTTAGAAATGGGGTTAATTCTTTTCAGGATTCTATAATGAAATTACCTTCTTCAAGTTCATTTTAG